Proteins encoded together in one Jaculus jaculus isolate mJacJac1 chromosome 7, mJacJac1.mat.Y.cur, whole genome shotgun sequence window:
- the LOC101594859 gene encoding sodium-dependent glucose transporter 1C-like, giving the protein MLCSEATSENSRSQGMSVAILGPTFQDLATNVNKNISSLSFIFVGRASGFLCGSMIGGVLFDFMNHFVLLGLSMVATAASLYLIPVCKTAVVLIVMMSVFGASVGIVDTGANVLILALWGDRGAPHMQALHFSFALGAFLAPLFAKLAWGTTVPAGNHTEPGWHPGALNSSSEAHARSLFGVPDDMNLVWAYASIGTYILAVSVFLFALLCKKSARQTKSTVSAQGSRRAQHHKALLCLLFVFFFFYVGAEVTYGSYIFSFATTHVGMEESEAAGLNSVFWGTFAACRGLAIFFAKCLQPGTMIVLSNIGSLGSCLFLVLFDKSPLCLWIATSVYGASMATTFPSGVSWIEQYTTLSGKSTAFFVIGASLGDMAIPAVIGILQGQYPDLPVVLYTSLGSAVFTAVLFPVMHKLATSPLDHQKKENIEGEEQKALPTCSRL; this is encoded by the exons GGAATGAGTGTTGCCATCCTGGGACCAACATTTCAAGATCTGGCAACAAATGTCAACAAAAATATCAGCAGTCTTTCTTTCATATTTGTGGGCCGTGCCTCTGGGTTTTTATGTGGATCTATGATTGGTGGAGTTCTTTTCGACTTTATGAATCATTTTGTACTTTTGG GGCTGTCAATGGTGGCTACCGCAGCGAGCCTCTATCTCATTCCTGTCTGCAAGACAGCTGTGGTGCTGATCGTCATGATGTCTGTCTTCGGTGCTTCTGTCGGCATTGTGGACACAG GTGCAAATGTCCTCATTTTGGCTCTTTGGGGAGACAGAGGAGCCCCACACATGCAGGCCTTGCACTTCAGTTTTGCCTTGGGTGCCTTTCTGGCTCCCCTGTTTGCTAAACTGGCATGGGGTACCACAGTGCCTGCAGGAAACCACACAGAGCCCGGCTGGCACCCTGGAGCCCTGAACTCATCCTCAGAAGCCCACGCTCGCTCTCTGTTTGGAGTTCCCGACGACATGAACTTAGTGTGGGCCTACGCCTCCATCGGCACCTACATTTTAGCagtttctgtctttctgtttgctCTGTTGTGTAAGAAGAGCGCAAGGCAGACAAAATCCACAGTATCTGCCCAGGGGTCTCGACGAGCTCAACATCACAAGGctcttctctgcctcctttttgtcttcttcttcttttacgtTGGGGCTGAGGTGACATATGGCTCTTACATATTCTCCTTTGCCACCACCCACGTTGGCATGGAAGAAAGCGAAGCAGCTGGGTTGAACTCTGTCTTCTGGGGCACCTTTGCTGCTTGCAGGGGCCTGGCCATCTTCTTTGCCAAATGTCTACAGCCTGGAACCATGATTGTGCTGAGCAACATTGGCAGCCTGGGCTCATGTTTATTTCTGGTGCTTTTTGACAAGAGCCCACTTTGTCTCTGGATCGCAACTTCAGTATATGGAGCCTCGATGGCCACCACCTTTCCCAGCGGGGTTTCCTGGATCGAGCAGTACACGACCCTCAGCGGGAAGTCTACAGCATTCTTTGTAATTGGTGCCTCCCTGGGAGACATGGCTATTCCTGCAGTCATTGGAATTCTTCAAGGACAATACCCAGATTTGCCAGTAGTTCTGTATACTTCTTTGGGGTCTGCAGTGTTCACTGCTGTTTTATTTCCTGTGATGCACAAACTAGCCACCTCGCCTCTGGAtcatcagaaaaaagaaaatatagagggTGAGGAGCAGAAAGCCTTACCAACTTGTTCTAGACTATGA